Proteins from one Streptomyces sp. NBC_00390 genomic window:
- the yidD gene encoding membrane protein insertion efficiency factor YidD, with protein sequence MSKPHRTNRPGQQKKRNSEEEGCCAGALDTWVGCSRCCPATWLAVLLLALCRPSAVTARSGEDPAAPRPAGRAAAGMYAAVRHYRTVISPARPACCTYTPTCSTYAVQALHRHGALRGGRLILARLLRCRPQAARRRGFRDPVPD encoded by the coding sequence GTGTCGAAGCCGCATCGGACCAACAGGCCCGGACAGCAGAAGAAGCGCAACAGTGAGGAAGAGGGGTGCTGCGCGGGGGCGCTCGACACCTGGGTCGGGTGCAGCCGTTGCTGTCCTGCCACGTGGCTGGCGGTTCTGCTTCTCGCGCTCTGCCGCCCTTCGGCGGTGACAGCCCGGTCCGGTGAGGACCCCGCGGCTCCACGGCCCGCCGGCCGTGCGGCCGCCGGGATGTACGCGGCCGTGCGCCACTACCGCACCGTGATCAGTCCTGCCCGGCCGGCGTGCTGCACGTACACGCCGACCTGTTCCACCTACGCCGTGCAGGCTCTGCACCGGCACGGCGCGCTCCGTGGCGGACGGCTGATCCTGGCCCGGCTGCTGCGCTGCCGTCCGCAGGCCGCCCGGCGGCGCGGCTTCCGGGACCCGGTGCCGGACTGA
- a CDS encoding TetR/AcrR family transcriptional regulator, with the protein MSRPTYHHGDLRRAVLSAALDVIAAEGPSALSLRDLARRAGVSHAAPAHHFKDRAGLLTAIAAEGFDLLATSLAAAPDLRERGVHYVRFAVGHPAHFQVMFQPELLRPDDPDLVAAKARADAELRSGGVERSPSADPTLMGIAAWSAAHGFATLLLTRNLDRPLDGRDPAETFRELTHMMFGPAQ; encoded by the coding sequence ATGAGCCGACCGACCTACCATCACGGCGATCTGCGCCGCGCCGTGCTGAGCGCCGCCCTCGACGTCATCGCGGCGGAGGGCCCCTCCGCCCTGAGCCTGCGCGACCTCGCCCGCCGCGCGGGTGTCTCGCACGCGGCCCCGGCCCATCACTTCAAGGACCGGGCCGGCCTGCTCACGGCCATCGCGGCCGAGGGCTTCGACCTGCTGGCAACCTCCCTCGCCGCGGCGCCCGACCTGCGGGAGCGAGGGGTGCACTACGTACGTTTCGCGGTCGGGCATCCCGCGCACTTCCAGGTCATGTTCCAGCCGGAACTGCTCCGCCCCGACGACCCCGACCTGGTGGCGGCGAAAGCCCGCGCCGACGCCGAACTGCGGTCGGGCGGGGTGGAACGGAGTCCTTCCGCGGACCCCACGCTGATGGGAATCGCGGCCTGGTCGGCCGCTCACGGCTTCGCGACGCTGCTGCTGACCCGGAACCTGGACCGCCCGCTGGACGGCCGCGATCCGGCGGAGACGTTCCGGGAGCTCACGCACATGATGTTCGGCCCGGCGCAGTGA
- a CDS encoding C39 family peptidase, protein MRGSNGLGARPADGSATVIHTVPYYAQWASPDLVPAIIGGTMRAADDPLWAEYGAKSPQEYEWWSWRLCGMACLRMALGFWRHPVPAPMALAAECLEAGAYVKRADGLDGLIYGPFASYAERRWGLHARSRPRLPGGEIPELVASGRLLLLSVHPSIREPAPSPPHRGGHLVLAVGTTEDHVVIHNPSGFPGHSQEFARIPWEVLDRYYAGRGVELGPGRA, encoded by the coding sequence GTGCGCGGCAGCAACGGCCTCGGGGCGCGCCCTGCGGACGGGAGCGCCACGGTCATCCACACCGTTCCGTACTACGCCCAGTGGGCCTCGCCCGATCTGGTGCCCGCGATCATCGGTGGCACGATGCGGGCCGCCGACGATCCGCTGTGGGCCGAGTACGGGGCGAAGAGCCCGCAGGAGTACGAGTGGTGGTCCTGGCGGCTGTGCGGAATGGCCTGCCTGCGTATGGCACTCGGCTTCTGGCGGCACCCCGTACCGGCCCCCATGGCCCTGGCGGCGGAGTGCCTCGAGGCCGGGGCGTACGTGAAGCGTGCCGATGGCCTGGACGGGCTGATCTACGGGCCGTTCGCGTCCTACGCGGAGCGCAGATGGGGACTGCACGCCCGGTCGCGGCCGCGGCTGCCCGGCGGCGAGATCCCCGAACTCGTCGCCTCAGGCCGTCTGTTGCTGCTCTCGGTGCACCCGTCCATCCGCGAGCCGGCCCCTTCTCCGCCGCACCGGGGCGGTCATCTGGTCCTGGCCGTCGGGACGACCGAGGACCATGTGGTGATCCACAACCCGTCCGGCTTCCCGGGCCACTCCCAGGAATTCGCCCGTATCCCCTGGGAGGTGCTGGACCGGTACTACGCCGGCCGTGGCGTGGAGCTGGGGCCTGGGCGGGCGTAA
- a CDS encoding acyltransferase family protein, translated as MSSGAGVQAPEADAAPNRTQDAQPVVHSVIRAPRAAERAAATPRSHDRMRALDGLRILAALSVCLYHYAGRSSTGEFWGGSPKELFPGLSSAAAYGCLGVQLFFVISGFVICMSSWGKSLGHFFRSRVSRLYPAYWVAVLLTTAACFVLPSVSEPLRLNEILVNFTMLQQPMGVDRVLGVCWTLWVEARFYLLFALFVVWKGVTYRRVVVFCCLWTVAGVLARVADNPLADEIVMRDHAPFFIGGLALYLIHRHGSDLLLWGIVGVSWALGQRYSTSALWHPDSANVYIERSPYVILAVVTFAFGSVAAVALGRLRWANWRWLTVAGALTYPFYLVHEHLGWFAISVLHRKFHLGHWPTLAATVCGMLLLAWLIHRLVEKPLGPWMRRSMETQAARLKSS; from the coding sequence ATGAGCAGTGGTGCAGGCGTTCAGGCACCGGAGGCGGACGCCGCACCCAATCGGACACAGGACGCACAGCCGGTGGTACACAGCGTGATCCGGGCGCCCCGGGCGGCCGAGCGGGCAGCCGCGACGCCCCGGTCCCACGACCGGATGCGCGCCCTCGACGGTCTGCGCATCCTCGCGGCGCTGAGCGTGTGTCTCTACCACTACGCCGGCCGGTCGTCGACGGGCGAGTTCTGGGGCGGCTCCCCTAAGGAGCTCTTCCCCGGCCTGTCCTCCGCGGCCGCCTACGGATGCCTCGGCGTACAGCTCTTCTTCGTCATCAGCGGCTTCGTCATATGCATGAGCAGCTGGGGCAAGTCGCTCGGACACTTCTTCCGCTCACGCGTCTCGCGGCTCTACCCCGCCTACTGGGTCGCCGTCCTGCTGACCACGGCCGCCTGTTTCGTGCTGCCGTCCGTCAGCGAGCCCCTGCGGCTCAACGAGATCCTGGTCAACTTCACCATGCTGCAGCAGCCGATGGGCGTCGACCGCGTCCTCGGCGTGTGCTGGACGCTCTGGGTGGAGGCCCGGTTCTATCTGCTCTTCGCGCTGTTCGTGGTGTGGAAGGGCGTGACCTACCGGCGGGTGGTCGTCTTCTGCTGTCTGTGGACGGTGGCCGGGGTCCTGGCCCGCGTCGCGGACAACCCGCTCGCCGACGAGATCGTCATGCGTGACCACGCCCCGTTCTTCATCGGCGGCCTCGCGCTCTACCTCATCCACCGCCACGGCAGCGACCTGCTGCTGTGGGGCATCGTCGGAGTCAGCTGGGCGCTGGGCCAGCGCTACTCCACCAGCGCGCTGTGGCACCCCGACTCCGCCAATGTCTACATCGAGCGCAGCCCGTACGTGATCCTGGCCGTCGTGACCTTCGCGTTCGGCTCGGTCGCGGCCGTGGCCCTCGGCCGGCTGCGGTGGGCCAACTGGCGCTGGCTGACGGTCGCCGGGGCGCTCACGTACCCCTTCTATCTGGTGCACGAGCACCTGGGCTGGTTCGCCATCTCCGTGCTGCACCGCAAGTTCCACCTCGGCCACTGGCCGACGCTGGCGGCCACCGTCTGCGGGATGCTCCTGCTCGCCTGGCTGATCCACCGGCTCGTGGAGAAGCCGCTCGGGCCGTGGATGCGGCGGTCGATGGAGACCCAGGCCGCGCGGCTGAAGTCGTCCTAG